In Melopsittacus undulatus isolate bMelUnd1 chromosome 6, bMelUnd1.mat.Z, whole genome shotgun sequence, the following proteins share a genomic window:
- the MMACHC gene encoding cyanocobalamin reductase / alkylcobalamin dealkylase — translation MERRVAERLRGALDPFGFEVHAFKVGWYNAVVQPAFHLPYPDDTLAFVVLSTPSMFEKALKTFVNKERLKIIRDPVDQCVSYHLLRLKEKFPDQTVDIMFDYELLPNRKPKFLAQTAAHVSGAAYYYQRKDVKLDPWGEKKIFGVCIHPRYGGWFAIRGLLLFPDIQVPFLEQCAPVDCVSTEEQRIELLEQFNFHWQDTRYRDIIEVREKYSEEQKAYFATPPAERFKLLGLTQEVHRSIFH, via the exons ATGGAGCGGCGCGTGGCGGAGCGTCTGCGCGGTGCCTTGGACCCCTTCGGCTTCGAGGTGCACGCCTTCAAG GTTGGATGGTACAATGCTGTTGTGCAGCCTGCCTTTCATCTCCCCTACCCAGATGACACACTGGCCTTCGTGGTACTCAGCACGCCTTCAATGTTTGAAAAAGCCCTTAAAACTTTTGTGAACAAAGAACGGTTAAAAATAATCCGGGATCCTGTGGATCAGTGTGTTTCTTACCATTTATTACGGTTGAAGGAG AAATTCCCTGACCAGACAGTGGACATCATGTTTGATTACGAGCTTCTGCCAAACCGAAAGCCAAAGTTCTTGGCTCAGACAGCTGCCCACGTTTCTGGAGCTGCATATTACTACCAAAGGAAGGATGTGAAGCTTGATCCTTGGGGGGAAAAG aagatCTTTGGTGTATGTATCCATCCCAGGTATGGTGGCTGGTTTGCTATCCGAGGTCTTCTCCTGTTCCCAGATATTCAGGTACCATTCCTGGAGCAGTGTGCCCCTGTTGACTGTGTGAGCACAGAGGAGCAAAGGATTGAATTGCTGGAGCAATTCAATTTCCACTGGCAGGACACTCGCTACCGGGACATAATTGAAGTGAGGGAAAAGTATTCAGAGGAGCAGAAAGCCTACTTTGCCACCCCTCCAGCAGAGAGATTCAAACTGCTAGGGCTGACCCAAGAAGTCCACAGAAGCATATTTCACTGA